The Astyanax mexicanus isolate ESR-SI-001 chromosome 7, AstMex3_surface, whole genome shotgun sequence genome has a window encoding:
- the htt gene encoding huntingtin isoform X4 — translation MATMEKLMKAFESLKSFQQQQGPLSAEELVQKQKKDLATTKKDRVTHCLTICENIVAQSLRTSPEFQKLLGIAMEMFLLCSDDKESDVRMVADECLNKIIKALMDSNLPRLQLELYKEIKKNGASRSLRAALWRFAELAHLVRPQKCRPYLVNLLPCLTRITKRQEETVQETLAASMPKIMAALGHFANDGEIKVLLKAFVANLKSSSPTIRRTAASSAVSVCQHSRRTNYFYTWLLNVLLGLVVPVDEEHSSHLILGVLLTLRYLMPLLQQQDASTSLKGSFGVMRKEAEISPTPEQLIQVYELTLHYTQHHDHNVVTASLELLQQLFRTPSPELLHTLITPGSIACTSVFREETLSRTRSGSIVELIAGGSTSSPLILRKQKGKILSGEEEGLEDDPERAEVTTGSFSASVGGESSSDAPSSSGVSSLGPADIITEQPRSSQRTLQPGDSVDLSASTEQGGGPDTPDEEDEEDMLSRSSSGTAGAIGASGDLVTESNPASARPTLSSPPSDSSQTTTEGPDSAVTPSDCAELVLDGSESQYSGMQIGTLQEEEDEGVAGAPGEALESFSGSVLALSKPHLLEGKGHNRQASDSSVDRFIPKDEVLEPPDLDNKPSRIKGEIGHYTDPAETPLIHCVRLLSASFLLTGHRNGLVPDKEVRVSVKALAVSCVGAAAAHLPEAFFNKLYLEPLDGQQPDEQQYIRDVLHYIEHGDPQIRGATAILCGALIQAILLKTRFSIEPWLSSIHSMTGNPLSLEDFVPLLQRSLKDESSVTCKMACSAVRHCIMALCSSSLSELGLQLIINLLTLKDCSYWLVRTELLETLAEVDFRLVCFLEGKTEKLHKGEHHYTKLLRLQDRVIHDVVLYLLGDDDPRVRHVAASTISRLVSRLFYACDQAQADPVVAIARDQSSVYLQLLMHETQPPSQFTVSTITRTYRGYNLSQSVSDITVENNLSRVITTISHALTSSTSKALTFGCCEALCLLSSTFPVCTWSTGWHCGFVSSPVFHSNRSSQYRGRGRSFSLSQSQSGSSEESRRTLTVGVTSMVLSLLSSAWFPLDLSAHQDALILSGNLLAAAAPKCMKSPWSGDEESSSAPSKQEEPWPALSDRCLVAMVEQLFSHLLKILNICAHVLDDTSPGPAVKASLPSLANTPSLSPIRRKGKEKEASEPSTTPMSPKKGGETNTGRQADSTGTAPVNKSTSMGSFYHLPPYLKLYDVLKATHANYKVTLDLHNSNEKFGGFLRSALDVLCQLLELATLHDIGKCVEEILGYLKSCFSREPTLSTVCVQQLLKTLFGTNLASQYDGTSSHQCRSQGKALRLGSSSLRPGLYHYCFMAPYTHFTQALADASLRNMVQAEQEQDASGWFDVMQKVSNQLRSSITNVTRHRGDKNAIHNHIRLFEPLVIKALKQYTTSTSVALQRQVLDLLAQLVQLRVNYCLLDSDQVFIGFVLKQFEYIEVGQFRDSKAIIPNIFFFLVLLSYERYHSKQIISIPKIIQLCDGIMASGRKAVTHAIPALQPIVHDLFVLRGSNKADAGKELETQKEVVVSMLLRLIQHHQVLEMFILVLQQCHKENEDKWKRLSRQIADIILPMIGKQQMHLDSPEALGVLNTLFETVAPSSLRPVDMLLKSMFVTPSTMASVGTVQLWVSGILAILRVLISQSTEDIILSRVQELSLSPYLLSCSTIRQLHSDDPTTSPAPPSAALETSGEPQCFPPEETFARFLLQLVGVLLDDISSKQVKVDMTEQQHTFYCQQLGTLLMCLIHIFKSGMFRRITAAGSRLLKAEGGEGNSFYPLEGLNGLVLQLITTHPSLVLLWCQVLLIINYTNYTWWSEVHQTPRRHSLSSTKLLSPHSSGEGEMERPEGKLAMCNREIVRRGALILFCDYVCQNLHDSEHLTWLTVNHVRDLISLSHEPPVQDFISAVHRNSAASGLFIQAIQSRCDNLTTPVMLKKTLQCLEGIHLSQSGALLMLYVDKLLNTPFRVLARMVDTLACRRVEMLLAETLQNSIAQLPVEELDRIQEYLQTSGLAQRHQRFYSLLDRFRITVAEETTSPSPPITSHPLDGDPPPPPESVVASKEWYAALVKSQCCLRGEGALYETTDLLTKLPQADLNAIMSCKDFNPCLLAPCLSVGLQRLRRDQGAVLFETSLHVIFEELTSITALLPSPHQPLLHSSQPSIDSSYWNALSSVYGEPGFYQTVLSVCAALSQYLLALPKLPTALQIPPAAEHLITSFSTIAIELVAWRLLQDRLPLSVDVQISLSCLCLALQQPAVWTHFASRAYLTHTCSIIHCIQLLIYSVAVGPGDQLVKPEKKSHSDSEEDQVDSAPDNVCEQQCCEIMAELVESLQSVLSLGHHRNSNIPAFLTPTLRNVIISLARLPLVNSYTRIPPLVWKLGWSPRRGGEFGTSLPEIPVEFLQEKDVFREFLYRINTLGWSSRTQFEETWATLLGVLVTQPITMDQEEETQQEQEDLERTQINVLAVQAITSLVLSAMTLPAAGNPAVSCPEQQPRNKSLKALDTRFGRKLSVIRGVVEREIQAMVSKRDNIATHFPYQAWDPVPSLSSSSAGTLISHEKLLLQINTEREMGNMDYKLGQVSIHSVWLGNNITPLREEEWGEDEEDETDAPAPTSPPTSPINSRKHRAGVDIHSCSQFLLELYSQWILPGSPSNRKTPVVLISEVVRSMLAVSDLFTERNQFDMMFSTLMELQKVHPPEDEILNQYLVPAICKAAAVLGMDKVTAEPVCRLLETTLRSTHLPSRIGALHGVLYVLECDLLDDTARQLIPAVSEYVLSNLRAIAHCVNLHNQQHVLVMCAVAFYMMENYPLDVGSEFNAGVIQLCGVMLSASEEATPSVIYHCALRGLERLLLSEQLSRVDAEALVKLSVERVNMPSPHRAMAALGLMLTCMYTGVPEEEGKEKGSPGRPGDTDPAAPDSESVIVAMERVSVLFDRIRKGFPCEARVVSRILPQFLDDFFPPQDVMNKVIGEFLSNQQPYPQFMATVVYKVFQTLHATGQSSMVRDWVLLSLSNFTQRTPVAMAMWSLSCFFVSASTSQWISALLPHVISRMGKSDTVDVSLFCLVAMDFYRHQIDEELDRRSFQSVFEMVASPGSPYHQLLCCLQSIHQDTSL, via the exons ATGGCCACCATGGAGAAGCTGATGAAGGCCTTCGAATCGCTGAAGTCgttccagcagcagcagggccCGCTGTCAGCCGAGGAGCTCGTCCAGAAACA GAAAAAAGATCTAGCCACGACCAAAAAGGACAGAGTGACTCATTGTTTGACGATATGCGAGAACATCGTAGCACAATCTCTGAG GACTTCTCCAGAGTTCCAGAAACTTCTGGGCATCGCAATGGAAATGTTCCTGCTGTGCAGCGACGATAAGGAGTCCGATGTCAGGATGGTAGCAGATGAGTGCCTGAACAAAATTATTAAA GCATTAATGGATTCAAACTTGCCTAGACTGCAGCTTGAGCTGTACAAAGAGATTAAAAAG AATGGTGCCTCTCGGAGTTTGCGGGCAGCCCTGTGGAGGTTTGCAGAACTCGCTCATCTAGTGCGTCCACAGAAATGCAG GCCGTACCTGGTGAATCTTTTACCATGCTTGACCCGGATCACTAAGCGCCAGGAGGAGACGGTACAGGAGACACTGGCCGCCTCAATGCCCAAAATTATGGCAGCACTCGGACACTTCGCTAATGATGGGGAGATCAAG GTGCTTCTGAAAGCCTTTGTGGCAAATCTGAAGTCCAGCTCTCCCACTATCCGGCGCACAGCGGCCAGCTCTGCTGTCAGCGTGTGTCAGCATTCGCGTAGGACAAACTATTTCTACACTTGGCTCCTCAACGTGCTGCTAG GTCTCGTGGTTCCAGTGGATGAGGAGCACTCCAGCCACCTTATTCTGGGTGTGTTACTGACACTGCGCTACTTGATGCCCCTTCTGCAGCAGCAGGATGCGAGCACCAGCCTGAAGGGCAGCTTTGGTGTCATGCGAAAAGAGGCAGAAATCTCCCCGACACCTGAACAGCTTATACAG GTGTACGAGCTGACGCTACACTACACACAGCACCATGACCATAACGTGGTGACTGCTTCTCTAGAGCTTCTGCAGCAGCTGTTCCGTACACCTTCTCCTGAGCTCCTCCACACACTCATAACTCCCGGGAGCATCGCATGCACCAGTGTCTTCAGAGAGGAAACGTTAAGCCGCACTCGAAGTGGAAGCATCGTTGAGCTTATTg CTGGAGGGTCAACATCCAGTCCTCTCATCCTCAGAAAGCAGAAAG GGAAGATTCTGTCAGGGGAAGAAGAAGGTCTGGAGGATGACCCGGAGAGGGCAGAGGTCACCACAGGGTCTTTTTCAG CCTCTGTGGGTGGAGAAAGCTCCAGCGATGCCCCCTCCTCCTCTGGTGTGTCCTCCCTCGGTCCGGCTGACATCATCACCGAGCAGCCACGTTCTTCCCAGCGTACTCTGCAGCCGGGCGATTCAGTGGACCTGAGCGCGTCCACGGAACAGGGTGGTGGGCCTGACACCCCAGATGAGGAAGACGAGGAGGACATGTTGAGCCGCAGTTCAAGCGGCACTGCCGGAGCCATCGGCGCCTCCGGTGACCTGGTCACCGAGTCCAATCCGGCTTCAGCGCGGCCGACATTGTCCTCGCCACCCAGCGACAGCTCCCAGACCACCACGGAGGGGCCGGACTCCGCCGTGACGCCCTCGGACTGCGCCGAGCTC GTGTTGGATGGCAGTGAGAGTCAGTACTCAGGGATGCAGATTGGCACTCTGCAGGAAGAGGAAGACGAGGGAGTGGCTGGAGCTCCTGGTGAAGCTCTGGAGTCTTTCTCTGGGTCTGTGCTGG CACTGAGTAAGCCTCACCTGCTGGAGGGAAAAGGTCACAACAGACAAGCTTCCGACAGCAGCGTGGATCGCTTTATACCAAAGGATGAGGTTCTGGAGCCTCCAGACCTCGATAATAAG CCGTCTAGGATTAAAGGAGAGATTGGCCACTATACTGACCCAGCGGAGACACCCCTGATCCACTGTGTCCGGCTGTTGTCTGCTTCCTTTCTGCTCACCGGCCACAGAAATG ggctggttcctgataAAGAGGTGCGTGTGAGCGTGAAGGCCTTAGCTGTTAGTTGTGTAGGAGCAGCGGCAGCTCATCTCCCTGaagctttttttaataaactctaCCTGGAGCCTCTAGACGGACAACAGCCAGATG AGCAACAGTACATCAGAGACGTCCTGCACTACATCGAGCACGGGGACCCTCAGATCAGAGGAGCTACAGCCATACTCTGTGGAGCTTTGATCCAGGCCATTCTGCTCAAGACTCGCTTCAGCATCGAGCCGTGGCTCTCCAGCATCCACAGCATGACTG GAAACCCTTTGTCTCTGGAGGACTTTGTGCCCTTGCTGCAGCGTAGTCTGAAGGATGAGTCCTCTGTGACATGCAAGATGGCCTGCTCAGCTGTGAGG CATTGTATCATGGCtctgtgcagcagcagcctcagtGAATTGGGTCTGCAGCTCATTATCAACCTCCTAACCCTGAAGGATTGCTCCTACTGGCTGGTCCGTACTGAGCTTTTGGAAACCCTGGCTGAGGTGGACTTTCG GCTAGTCTGTTTTCTGGAGGGGAAAACTGAGAAGCTGCACAAAGGAGAACATCACTACACTAAG TTGTTGCGTCTGCAGGACAGAGTAATACATGATGTAGTGCTTTACCTGTTGGGAGATGATGACCCGCGAGTTCGACATGTTGCCGCTTCTACCATTAGCAG ACTCGTGTCCAGGTTGTTTTATGCCTGTGACCAGGCTCAGGCTGATCCAGTGGTGGCTATCGCTCGGGACCAGAGCAGTGTGTACTTGCAGCTTCTAATGCATGAGACCCAGCCTCCCTCCCAGTTTACTGTCAGCACAATCACGAG GACATATCGAGGTTACAATCTGTCACAGAGTGTGTCGGACATTACTGTGGAGAACAACCTGTCTCGGGTCATCACTACGATTTCTCATGCTCTTACCTCTTCCACTTCCAAAGCTCTGACT TTTGGTTGCTGTGAGGCCCTGTGTCTACTGTCCTCCACTTTCCCAGTGTGCACCTGGAGCACAGGATGGCACTGTGGCTTTGTCAGCTCCCCAGTATTCCACTCCAACCGCTCCAGCCAGTACCGCGGTCGTGGACGGTCTTTTAG TCTGTCTCAGTCCCAGTCTGGCAGCAGTGAGGAAAGCCGCAGGACACTGACTGTGGGCGTGACCAGCATGGTGCTGTCGCTGCTCTCTTCGGCCTGGTTCCCACTGGACCTTTCTGCCCATCAGGACGCCTTGATACTGTCTGGAAACCTACTTGCTG CTGCTGCTCCAAAGTGCATGAAGAGTCCTTGGTCTGGTGACGAGGAGTCCAGCTCAGCTCCATCTAAACAGGAGGAGCCCTGGCCTGCACTCAGTGATCGCTGCTTGGTCGCTATGGTGGAACAGCTGTTTTCTCACCTACTGAAGATTCTCAACATCTGTGCACATGTGCTGGATGACACTTCCCCGGGTCCTGCTGTCAAA GCTTCTTTGCCCTCTTTGGCCAACACACCATCTTTGAGTCCAATCAGGCGGAAGGGCAAAGAGAAGGAAGCCTCTGAACCCAGCACCACACCCATGAGCCCAAAGAAAGGAGGAGAGACCAATACAG GCAGACAAGCAGACAGCACGGGCACTGCTCCAGTGAACAAGTCCACCTCAATGGGCAGCTTCTACCATCTGCCTCCGTACCTGAAGCTGTATGATGTGCTTAAAGCCACTCATGCCAACTATAAA GTCACACTGGACCTTCACAACAGCAATGAAAAGTTTGGTGGCTTCCTGCGTTCAGCCCTTGATGTTCTATgtcagctgctggagctggcCACTCTGCACGACATTGGCAAA tgtgtggAGGAAATCCTGGGCTACCTTAAGTCCTGTTTTTCACGGGAACCCACACTGTCCACAGTGTGTGTCCAACAG CTGCTGAAGACCCTATTTGGGACCAACCTGGCCTCCCAATATGATGGAACCAGCTCCCATCAGTGTCGGTCTCAGGGTAAGGCCCTACGCCTGGGTTCCTCCAGCCTGAGACCAGGTCTCTACCACTACTGCTTCATGGCAccttacacacactttacacaggcTCTCGCAGATGCCAGTTTAAGGAACATGGTGCAAGCTGAACAAGAGCAAGATGCTTCAGG GTGGTTTGATGTAATGCAGAAAGTGTCCAATCAGCTGAGGTCAAGTATTACCAATGTAACACGCCATCGAGGAGACAAG AATGCTATCCACAACCACATCCGTCTGTTCGAGCCTCTGGTGATTAAAGCACTGAAGCAGTACACCACCAGCACCTCTGTGGCCCTTCAGAGGCAAGTGCTGGACCTGCTCGCCCAGCTGGTTCAGCTCCGAGTCAACTACTGCTTGCTTGATTCAGACCAG GTCTTCATTGGCTTTGTGCTGAAACAGTTTGAGTACATTGAGGTGGGGCAGTTCAG GGATTCCAAGGCAATCATTCCCAATATTTTCTTCTTCCTGGTTCTGTTGTCGTACGAGCGGTATCACTCCAAACAGATCATCAGCATTCCAAAGATTATTCAGCTCTGTGACGGCATCATGGCTAGTGGCAGAAAAGCAGTTACCCATG cAATACCTGCACTACAGCCTATCGTGCATGATCTTTTTGTGCTTCGGGGCTCCAATAAGGCTGATGCAGGCAAAGAGCTGGAGACCCAGAAAGAGGTGGTGGTGTCTATGCTCCTGCGACTTATACAGCATCACCAG GTCTTGGAGATGTTTATCCTGGTGCTGCAGCAGTGTCACAAAGAGAATGAAGATAAATGGAAGAGGCTTTCACGACAGATTGCTGATATCATTTTGCCCATGATTGGGAAACAGCAG ATGCACCTGGATTCCCCTGAAGCATTGGGAGTACTGAACACACTGTTTGAGACTGTAGCTCCATCTTCCCTGAGACCAGTGGACATGCTGCTGAAGAGCATGTTTGTCACGCCTTCTACAATG GCATCTGTTGGCACAGTTCAGCTGTGGGTCTCTGGGATTCTGGCGATTCTTCGCGTGCTGATTTCACAGTCTACAGAGGACATCATTCTGTCCCGTGTTCAGGAGCTCTCTCTGTCTCCATACCTTCTGTCCTGCTCCACCATCCGCCAACTTCACAGTGATGATCCCACAACCTCTCCTGCCCCTCCCAGTGCTGCGTTAGAGACTAGTGGAGAACCACAGTGCTTCCCACCAGAAGAGACATTTGCCAG GTTCCTCTTGCAGTTGGTTGGAGTGTTGTTGGATGATATCTCTAGTAAGCAGGTGAAAGTTGATATGACTGAACAGCAGCACACTTTCTACTGCCAGCAGTTAGGCACTCTCCTCATGTGTCTCATCCACATCTTCAAATCAG GAATGTTCCGCCGCATCACGGCTGCAGGCAGCCGTCTGCTGAAGGCGGAGGGGGGTGAGGGGAATAGTTTCTACCCTCTGGAGGGGCTTAACGGCCTGGTGCTGCAGCTCATTACCACACACCCCTCCCTGGTGCTGCTCTGGTGCCAGGTGTTACTCATAATCAACTACACGAACTACACATGGTGGTCTGAAGTGCACCAAACACCCAG GAGGCACAGCCTGTCTAGCACCAAGCTGCTTAGTCCTCACTCATctggagagggagagatggagaggccGGAGGGGAAGCTGGCCATGTGCAACAGAGAGATTGTTCGCAGAGGAGCACTCATCCTTTTCTGTGACTATGTG TGTCAGAACCTTCATGATTCAGAGCATCTGACCTGGTTGACAGTGAATCATGTGAGAGATCTGATCAGTCTGTCCCATGAGCCGCCGGTGCAAGACTTCATTAGTGCAGTGCACCGCAACTCTGCGGCCAGCGGGCTTTTCATCCAGGCCATCCAGTCCCGCTGTGACAATCTCACGACA CCGGTGATGCTGAAGAAGACTCTTCAGTGTCTGGAGGGGATTCACTTGAGTCAGTCTGGAGCGCTCCTAATGCTTTACGTGGACAAGTTGCTGAACACACCCTTCCGTGTGCTGGCTCGCATGGTGGACACGCTAGCTTGTAGGCGTGTGGAGATGCTGCTCGCTGAGACTTTACAG AATAGTATAGCTCAGCTTCCAGTGGAGGAGCTGGACAGGATCCAAGAGTACCTCCAGACGAGTGGCCTAGCTCAGAG GCATCAGAGGTTCTACTCCCTGCTGGACAGGTTCCGAATCACTGTTGCTGAAGAAACCACAAGCCCCTCTCCTCCCATTACCTCACACCCACTGGATGGGgacccacccccaccccctgaGAGTGTTGTAGCCAGTAAG GAGTGGTACGCTGCTCTGGTGAAATCCCAGTGTTGTTTGAGAGGTGAAGGAGCTCTATATGAGACCACAGACCTGCTAACCAAACTACCCCAGGCTGACCTAAATGCCATCATGTCCTGCAAG GACTTTAACCCGTGTCTGTTGGCTCCATGTTTGAGTGTTGGCCTGCAGAGACTGCGCAGAGATCAAGGGGCAGTTCTTTTTGAGACCTCCCTCCATGTGATCTTTGAAGAGTTGACTAGCATCACAGCTCTCCTCCCCTCCCCTCATCAGCCTCTTCTACACTCCTCCCAACCCAGTATAGACTCCTCCTACTGGAATGCACTCAGCAGTGTATATG GAGAGCCTGGGTTTTATCAGacagtgctgagtgtgtgtgcagcATTGAGTCAGTACCTGCTGGCTCTGCCAAAACTGCCCACTGCTCTGCAGATTCCTCCTGCTGCAGAGCACCTCATCACCTCCTTCAGCACCATCGCCATAGAG CTTGTGGCATGGCGTTTGCTGCAGGACCGGCTACCTCTCAGTGTGGATGTGCAGATCAGTCTGTCCTGCCTCTGTCTGGCCCTACAGCAGCCCGCAGTCTGGACACACTTTGCCTCTCGTGCCTACCTCACTCACACCTGCTCCATTATCCACTGCATCCAGCTGCTCATTTactcag TCGCTGTTGGTCCTGGTGACCAACTTGTGAAGCCAGAGAAGAAATCACACTCAGACTCTGAGGAGGACCAGGTGGACTCCGCACCAGACA atGTGTGTGAGCAGCAGTGTTGTGAGATCATGGCTGAGCTGGTGGAAAGCCTGCAGAGTGTTCTTTCTCTTGGTCACCATAGAAACAGCAATATCCCAGCATTCCTCACTCCAACCCTTCGTAATGTCATAATCAGCCTGGCCAGACTCCCTCTGGTCAACAGCTATACACGTATCCCACCACTG GTCTGGAAGTTGGGCTGGTCCCCCAGACGTGGTGGGGAGTTTGGGACATCACTACCTGAGATTCCTGTTGAGTTCCTCCAGGAGAAAGATGTCTTCAGAGAATTCCTCTACCGCATCAACACGTTAG GTTGGAGCAGTAGGACCCAGTTTGAGGAGACGTGGGCCACTCTATTGGGGGTGCTGGTCACCCAGCCAATAACTATGGACCAAGAGGAGGAGACCCAGCAAGAG CAGGAGGATCTTGAGAGGACTCAGATAAACGTTCTGGCCGTACAGGCAATCACCTCTCTGGTGCTGAGCGCCATGACTTTGCCTGCAGCCGGGAACCCTGCAGTCAGCTGCCCGGAGCAGCAGCCACGCAACAAGAGCCTCAAAGCTCTCGACACCAG ATTCGGGCGAAAGCTGAGTGTGATCAGaggtgtggtggagagagagattCAGGCCATGGTGTCCAAAAGAGACAACATAGCCACACATTTTCCCTACCAAGCTTGGGACCCAGTACCGTCTCTGTCCTCTTCGTCTGCAG GCACTCTAATCAGCCATGAGAAGCTCCTCCTGCAGATCAACACAGAAAGAGAAATGGGCAACATGGACTATAAACTAGGCCAG GTGTCCATTCACTCTGTGTGGTTGGGAAACAACATCACTCCTCTGAGGGAGGAAGAATGGGGTGAGGATGAGGAAGATGAAACAGATGCTCCAGCACCAACCTCTCCACCAACATCCCCCATTAACTCTAG GAAACACCGAGCTGGAGTAGACATCCATTCCTGCTCCCAGTTCCTCCTGGAGCTCTATAGCCAGTGGATCCTCCCTGGCAGTCCTAGCAATAGAAAAACTCCAGTGGTGCTGATCAGTGAGGTGGTGCGATCG ATGTTGGCCGTGTCGGATCTGTTTACGGAGAGGAATCAGTTCGATATGATGTTCTCCACTCTGATGGAACTACAGAAGGTCCACCCACCAGAGGATGAGATTCTCAACCAGTACCTTGTACCTGCTATCTGCAAAGCAGCTGCTGTGCTGGGCATG GATAAAGTGACAGCAGAGCCTGTGTGTCGGCTGCTGGAGACGACGCTCCGGAGCACTCATTTACCCAGTCGAATAGGAGCACTGCATGGAGTTCTGTATGTGCTGGAGTGTGATCTACTGGATGACACTGCACGCCAACTCATACCAGCCGTCAGTGAATATGTGCTGTCTAATCTTCGGGCCATTGCCCA CTGTGTGAACCTGCATAATCAGCAGCATGTCTTGGTGATGTGTGCTGTGGCGTTCTACATGATGGAGAACTACCCACTGGACGTAGGGTCAGAGTTCAATGCAGGGGTCATTCAG CTGTGTGGTGTGATGCTCTCTGCCAGTGAGGAGGCCACTCCATCAGTGATCTACCACTGTGCACTGCGTGGTCTGGAGCGGCTGCTTCTGTCTGAGCAGCTGTCCCGCGTGGACGCCGAGGCGCTGGTGAAGCTGAGCGTGGAGCGCGTGAACATGCCAAGCCCTCACCGCGCCATGGCCGCCCTGGGTCTCATGCTCACCTGCATGTACACAGGTGTGCCTGAAGAGGAAG GAAAGGAGAAAGGAAGTCCAGGTCGTCCAGGTGACACAGATCCTGCGGCTCCTGACAGCGAGTCGGTTATTGTTGCCATGGAACGTGTTTCAGTTCTCTTTGACAG GATCCGTAAAGGTTTTCCATGCGAGGCTCGGGTGGTCTCTCGCATCCTTCCACAGTTCCTGGATGACTTTTTCCCACCACAGGATGTCATGAACAAAGTCATTGGAGAGTTCCTGTCAAATCAGCAGCCTTACCCGCAGTTCATGGCTACAGTGGTTTATAAG GTGTTCCAGACACTTCATGCTACTGGCCAGTCCTCCATGGTGCGAGACTGGGTTCTACTCTCCCTTTCCAACTTCACACAGAGAACACCGGTTGCCATGGCAATGTGGAGCTTGTCCTGCTTCTTCGTTAGTGCCTCCACCAGCCAGTGGATCTCTGCACT